A single uncultured Methanolobus sp. DNA region contains:
- a CDS encoding S-layer protein domain-containing protein, with translation MLLLIAVALLTSTAMAANNSTGNRIWDADENLSLEYTWTALSYSGFYYDLDSGVGSETLTITLDSDSDRSIGDGDLEYTTTPIDTDFEHGDWGSYQVIGFMAERYFAGYTDDTDFADDSVSLISDGILSKVLLDDDEKVSLYSGSSLILEEGYELEVVEVDLNGDSVMVTLSQDGDELDTSIVSADDDYVYEKELGTDDEVPIIVVHFNNIFQGTETNAVFVEGVFQISEDYVELESGDSFGKMEVKTLSSDEITMENSDGITLGKGNTVSIMGKLKFIVADDSTLRFGPILDMSDPGTYELRGTVAEDEKLTWTPLNFEGFYYNIDEGVGTESLEIKDLNGRTIDDGDLVYRSVPLDVSFEHGDWGDFQVVGFMAEKYFAGYPDNEFTDDVSLLSDGKLSKVLIDDDSKTSLYSGSSLILEDGYELAVVEVDTNGDSVMVNLLQNGDDIDTSIVSSNDDYVYEKDIGSVDNVPIIVVHFDEIFQGTETNAVFIEGIFQISEDLVEVEDDEKFGEMKVTSFSSDEIVLKNEDSISLSRGKTIDIMGDISFNVADSGDVRYYPFVEVSTVPTQSLTIEMDSVLKEDEKIEIEITSRGAAVSGATVMFGDDEAGTTSTDGTISYTPGTAGTFTVTAEKDGYVSASEKVEVISSDDATKKLVIEVSPETVVEEDTITISVMTAIGGDAVEDVEVYYDSKLIGSTNADGTVTYTVKETGMHKLSTSASNYLDAELNLEVLALEAKFSYSNLQVSPILVKTGEDVTVTVDVTNTGTAAGDKDVGLMINGTTVSSQSVSLDTGESSTLTFTVSEDEAGTYQVQIGSSTASFTVEKSSIPGPGILVSVLAFIAVAMLIRRKENK, from the coding sequence ATGTTATTACTGATCGCAGTGGCATTATTGACAAGCACTGCCATGGCAGCAAATAACAGTACAGGAAACAGAATATGGGATGCAGATGAGAATCTGTCCCTTGAATACACATGGACAGCCCTGAGCTATTCAGGATTCTACTATGACCTTGACTCCGGTGTGGGTTCAGAAACACTCACTATTACCCTTGACAGTGACAGCGACAGGAGCATTGGAGACGGTGACCTTGAGTACACAACAACACCAATAGATACTGATTTTGAACATGGTGACTGGGGTTCGTACCAGGTTATTGGATTTATGGCAGAGAGATACTTTGCAGGATATACCGATGATACGGATTTTGCAGATGACAGTGTCAGCCTGATATCAGACGGCATACTTTCAAAAGTGCTGCTTGACGATGATGAAAAAGTATCACTTTATTCAGGTTCCTCACTTATTCTTGAAGAAGGATATGAACTTGAAGTTGTGGAAGTAGACCTGAATGGTGACAGCGTAATGGTTACCCTCTCACAGGATGGAGACGAACTCGACACCAGCATAGTATCTGCAGATGACGATTATGTATATGAGAAAGAACTTGGAACCGATGACGAAGTTCCGATAATCGTTGTACACTTCAACAACATATTCCAGGGTACCGAAACTAACGCAGTGTTTGTGGAAGGAGTATTCCAGATTTCTGAAGACTATGTTGAACTTGAATCAGGGGATTCATTCGGAAAGATGGAAGTCAAAACCCTGAGCTCTGACGAGATAACAATGGAGAACTCTGACGGTATCACTCTTGGAAAAGGTAACACTGTCAGTATAATGGGTAAACTGAAGTTCATCGTTGCAGATGACAGCACCCTGAGATTTGGACCTATACTTGACATGTCTGACCCGGGAACCTATGAACTCAGAGGAACAGTGGCAGAAGATGAGAAACTCACCTGGACACCACTTAACTTTGAAGGTTTCTACTACAACATTGATGAAGGCGTTGGAACCGAATCCCTTGAAATAAAGGATCTCAACGGAAGGACAATCGATGACGGGGACCTGGTTTACAGGAGTGTACCACTTGATGTAAGCTTTGAGCACGGTGACTGGGGAGACTTCCAGGTTGTCGGTTTCATGGCTGAGAAATACTTCGCAGGATATCCTGACAATGAATTTACCGATGATGTAAGCCTGCTCTCTGATGGCAAGCTCTCAAAAGTACTCATTGATGATGACAGTAAAACTTCACTTTACTCTGGCTCATCACTTATACTGGAAGACGGATATGAGCTCGCTGTTGTAGAAGTTGATACAAATGGTGACAGTGTTATGGTAAATCTCTTGCAGAATGGGGATGACATTGATACCAGTATTGTGTCCTCAAATGATGACTATGTTTACGAAAAAGACATTGGTTCTGTGGACAATGTACCTATAATAGTGGTGCACTTCGATGAGATATTCCAGGGTACCGAGACAAATGCTGTATTCATTGAAGGTATCTTCCAGATATCAGAAGACCTTGTAGAGGTAGAAGATGACGAAAAGTTCGGTGAGATGAAAGTTACAAGTTTCTCATCCGATGAGATAGTCCTTAAGAATGAAGACTCGATCTCACTTTCAAGAGGAAAGACCATTGACATTATGGGTGACATCTCATTCAACGTTGCAGATTCCGGTGATGTACGCTACTATCCTTTCGTGGAAGTTTCCACAGTACCTACACAATCCCTTACCATTGAAATGGACTCTGTTCTGAAAGAAGATGAAAAGATAGAGATTGAGATCACATCAAGAGGAGCCGCTGTAAGTGGTGCTACTGTGATGTTCGGAGATGATGAAGCTGGAACTACAAGTACTGACGGTACAATTTCGTACACACCTGGTACTGCCGGCACCTTCACTGTAACTGCTGAAAAGGATGGATACGTTTCTGCAAGTGAGAAGGTGGAAGTTATCTCTTCCGATGATGCAACAAAGAAACTTGTAATCGAAGTTTCACCTGAAACTGTGGTTGAAGAAGACACCATCACCATTTCAGTGATGACTGCGATTGGCGGCGATGCTGTAGAGGATGTAGAGGTCTACTATGACAGCAAGCTCATAGGAAGCACTAATGCTGACGGTACTGTAACTTACACTGTAAAGGAAACAGGTATGCACAAGCTGTCAACTTCAGCAAGCAATTATCTTGATGCGGAGCTGAACCTTGAAGTACTTGCCCTGGAAGCAAAGTTCTCATACTCAAACCTCCAGGTAAGCCCCATTCTTGTAAAGACCGGTGAAGATGTTACCGTAACTGTGGACGTAACAAACACCGGAACCGCGGCAGGTGACAAGGATGTCGGACTGATGATCAATGGAACAACTGTGAGTTCACAGAGTGTTTCACTTGATACTGGCGAATCATCCACTCTGACATTCACTGTATCAGAAGATGAAGCAGGCACCTATCAGGTACAGATTGGCAGCTCTACAGCAAGCTTTACTGTTGAAAAGAGCTCAATTCCAGGACCTGGAATTCTTGTGTCTGTACTGGCTTTCATCGCTGTTGCAATGCTTATACGCAGGAAAGAGAACAAATAA
- a CDS encoding winged helix-turn-helix domain-containing protein: protein MDEMCLSIGEAAGCVYRLLENGESNMANLKSHLKDNGYDQQMTFMAIGWLSREDKICMTKNGNSWSLMLK, encoded by the coding sequence ATGGACGAAATGTGTTTAAGTATAGGTGAAGCGGCAGGTTGTGTTTACAGGCTGCTTGAGAATGGGGAATCCAATATGGCAAACCTGAAAAGCCACCTTAAGGATAATGGATATGATCAACAGATGACATTCATGGCTATCGGCTGGCTTTCAAGGGAAGACAAGATATGCATGACCAAGAATGGAAATTCATGGTCTTTAATGTTGAAATAA
- a CDS encoding glycosyltransferase family 4 protein has protein sequence MESMRIAMFSWESLHSAKVGGLAPHVTELSEQLAKLGHEVHIFTRSAWYRDYDEINGVHYQRCNFDESGDILAQMNKMCDAMYSRFIQVSKDFGDFDVIHGHDWHPVNVLNRIKYGLGKQYVMTYHSTEWGRNGNVHVNSPTAHDVSHREWLGGFESSQVIITSDNFKSEVQDLYSIPDYKVSVIPNGISPGKMEKDVDAGSVKKDYGIHPYAPVVLFTGRMHYQKGPDLLVKAIPKVLDGNNWGAHFVFIGEGEMRSYCQNLASDLNIGNSCHFLGYSSDDVLKDWTNACDMTCVPSRNEPFGIVVLESWDATKAVVATDAVKIVDNFQNGILSYRNPDSIAWGINYALDGLDSRTPSMGSNGKKLVKTKFSWDTIARNTVDVYNKIE, from the coding sequence ATGGAATCTATGAGAATTGCAATGTTCTCATGGGAAAGTCTCCATTCGGCAAAGGTCGGCGGACTGGCACCCCATGTGACAGAATTATCAGAACAGCTTGCTAAATTAGGACATGAAGTCCATATTTTTACCCGTAGTGCATGGTACCGGGATTACGATGAAATAAACGGCGTTCATTACCAGAGATGTAATTTTGACGAGTCGGGAGATATTCTTGCCCAGATGAACAAAATGTGCGATGCTATGTATTCGCGTTTCATCCAGGTTTCAAAGGATTTCGGGGATTTCGATGTGATCCACGGACATGACTGGCATCCGGTAAATGTTTTGAACCGCATCAAATACGGGCTTGGAAAACAATACGTAATGACATACCATAGTACTGAATGGGGACGAAACGGAAATGTCCACGTGAACTCACCTACAGCCCATGATGTTTCCCATAGGGAATGGCTTGGAGGTTTTGAGAGCTCACAGGTGATCATTACTTCGGACAATTTCAAAAGTGAAGTTCAGGATCTCTACAGTATCCCTGATTATAAAGTATCCGTTATCCCCAACGGCATCTCTCCGGGTAAAATGGAGAAAGATGTTGATGCAGGCTCTGTCAAGAAAGACTATGGCATCCATCCTTACGCACCTGTCGTACTTTTCACAGGCAGGATGCACTATCAGAAAGGACCGGACCTGCTGGTAAAAGCTATTCCCAAAGTTCTTGATGGGAACAACTGGGGAGCACATTTTGTATTTATCGGCGAGGGCGAGATGAGATCATATTGCCAGAACCTTGCCAGTGATCTTAATATTGGAAATTCATGTCATTTCTTAGGGTATTCATCCGATGACGTACTCAAAGACTGGACTAATGCATGCGATATGACGTGTGTCCCGAGCAGGAACGAGCCTTTTGGAATTGTGGTGCTCGAATCATGGGACGCAACAAAGGCAGTGGTTGCTACGGATGCAGTTAAAATCGTGGATAATTTCCAGAATGGCATCCTGAGTTACAGGAATCCGGATTCGATTGCATGGGGAATTAACTACGCACTCGATGGCCTGGATTCACGAACACCAAGCATGGGTTCTAACGGAAAGAAACTTGTGAAAACCAAATTCAGCTGGGATACCATTGCACGAAACACGGTTGACGTTTATAACAAAATTGAATGA
- a CDS encoding amylo-alpha-1,6-glucosidase, which yields MIYSDYHEGTVKEWLITNGLGGYSSSTAIGTNTRKYHGLLIASMNPPVERMVLLSSLDEELYTEDGVHKLAVHKYPGTVYPHGNRYLKSFSTQPLPEFVYSAGGFLIKKRIVMVNGKNTTIVRYDIENPEKKKAYLKILPLVNGRSIHHLTRADGITFSQEPEDNSTSIKTPHLQFGLFSDMRYQADEHWYYDFEYEVELSRGYPYREDNFNPGYFELEITDERCSCFIVASAEPASAGSVEKLKKADLVTIDELISREEKRIREIATSNSENDAFLQKLLIAGDSFIVNRKSTGSKSIIAGYHWFGDWGRDTMISLPGLTLATGRFDEARSVLSTFAASCRNGLIPNLFPENPADSPVYNTVDASLWFVHAAGRYLDYTGDLTFIEKIWPTIADIVENYQKGTDYGIRMDDDGLIEHDGQLTWMDAKIGDWEVTPRRGKACEINALWYNALVCAAEIGEKLDKDVSGLRKTAKTTAESFNEKFHNTERNCLYDCVSGHGEEWKDASIRPNQVFAVSITHTMLPHEIEKGIVDTISEELLTPFGLRTLSPADSRYTGHYGGTTEERDAAYHNGTVWPWLLGPYVTAFAKVYKDKAETEDKLKGLLKGIEQHLTSACIGSISEIFDGNWPHEPNGCISQAWSVAEILRCYVEDIKK from the coding sequence ATGATATATTCAGACTATCATGAAGGAACAGTGAAAGAATGGCTGATAACCAACGGCCTTGGAGGATACTCATCTTCCACTGCTATAGGAACTAATACGCGAAAGTACCACGGGCTGCTGATCGCCTCCATGAACCCGCCTGTTGAGAGAATGGTACTGCTCTCATCCCTTGACGAAGAACTGTATACTGAAGATGGAGTTCATAAGCTTGCAGTTCACAAATACCCTGGCACTGTTTATCCCCATGGCAACCGATACCTGAAAAGTTTCAGTACGCAACCGTTGCCGGAGTTCGTTTATAGTGCCGGCGGGTTTCTCATCAAAAAACGCATTGTGATGGTAAACGGCAAGAACACCACCATTGTAAGATACGACATTGAGAATCCCGAAAAGAAGAAGGCTTACCTGAAGATACTTCCGCTTGTCAACGGCAGGTCTATCCATCACCTTACCAGAGCAGATGGCATCACTTTTTCTCAGGAACCTGAAGATAACAGCACTTCCATTAAGACCCCTCACCTGCAATTCGGTCTTTTCTCTGACATGCGATACCAGGCAGATGAACACTGGTATTACGATTTTGAATATGAGGTTGAACTTTCAAGAGGATACCCTTACCGTGAGGATAATTTCAATCCAGGTTATTTCGAACTTGAAATAACTGATGAGCGCTGCTCATGTTTTATAGTTGCAAGCGCAGAACCTGCAAGTGCCGGATCCGTTGAAAAACTGAAGAAAGCAGACCTGGTAACAATTGATGAGTTGATAAGCAGGGAAGAAAAAAGAATCAGGGAAATCGCAACATCGAATTCTGAAAATGACGCTTTTTTGCAGAAACTGCTCATTGCAGGCGACTCTTTTATCGTAAACAGGAAAAGTACAGGTTCAAAATCGATAATCGCAGGTTATCACTGGTTCGGTGACTGGGGAAGGGATACAATGATATCGCTACCTGGCCTGACACTTGCGACCGGCAGGTTTGATGAAGCAAGGTCGGTACTTTCTACTTTTGCAGCCAGTTGCAGGAATGGACTTATACCAAATCTCTTCCCGGAGAATCCCGCTGACTCACCCGTTTACAACACAGTGGACGCTTCGCTCTGGTTCGTGCACGCTGCCGGAAGATATCTGGATTACACGGGAGACCTGACATTTATAGAGAAAATATGGCCGACTATAGCTGATATTGTTGAGAACTATCAAAAAGGTACAGACTACGGCATCAGGATGGATGATGACGGACTGATAGAACATGACGGTCAGCTCACATGGATGGACGCAAAGATCGGGGACTGGGAAGTTACTCCCAGAAGGGGAAAAGCCTGTGAGATAAATGCCCTCTGGTACAATGCACTTGTCTGTGCTGCAGAAATTGGAGAGAAACTTGACAAGGATGTTTCAGGTCTTAGAAAGACCGCAAAGACCACGGCCGAAAGTTTCAACGAGAAATTCCATAACACTGAAAGGAACTGTTTATATGACTGCGTTTCAGGTCATGGTGAAGAATGGAAGGATGCTTCCATAAGACCTAATCAGGTTTTTGCAGTATCTATTACTCATACGATGCTGCCACATGAAATTGAAAAAGGAATTGTTGATACAATTTCTGAAGAATTGCTCACTCCTTTTGGACTCAGGACTCTGTCACCTGCTGACAGCAGATATACAGGACATTACGGAGGAACTACTGAGGAAAGGGATGCGGCTTATCATAATGGTACTGTCTGGCCGTGGTTGCTTGGGCCTTATGTCACTGCATTTGCAAAGGTCTACAAAGACAAAGCTGAAACAGAGGATAAACTTAAAGGTCTGCTGAAAGGAATTGAACAGCATCTGACTTCTGCGTGTATTGGCAGCATATCAGAGATATTTGATGGGAACTGGCCTCATGAACCCAATGGATGTATTTCACAGGCATGGAGTGTGGCTGAGATCTTACGGTGTTATGTTGAAGATATAAAAAAATAG